caatgatttttaaaggaaattttaatttcctccgTAATTTCACCAAATTAAATtgattaaatttttatttaatttatagaaaatgcattattaaatgatttttattcccgAACGAAAACCGGGGCGTTACAGtaagggattgagcaaaattcaggggtacaTAAGGGAATAGGTGAACTTTTAGGGATACACAGGGGATTTTCTCTAAATAAAAACAGAGAAACATAAAAAGTAAAAGCTTTCATGAGAGAAAGAGAATGTATAGCACAAGACACATTGTAAGGCCCCAtttagttccccaaaagtttttcccaaaaacatcatatcgaatctttgaacgcatgcatggaacattaaatatagattaaaagaaaaactaattacacagttacgGGGGAAAtcacgaatcttttgagcctaattagtccatgattagccataactgctacagtaacctacatgtgctaatgacggattaattaggttcgaaagattcgtctcgcggtttccatgcgagttatgaaattagttttttcatttgtgtccgaaaaccccttccgacatccggtcaaacatccgatgtgacaaaaaaatttcatttcgcgaactaaacaggccaagtaaaaaaaaaatcattatagGAATTCGATTCGACATCCTACGCTCTGCCTTGCTCAGACTAGCTTTGAGAATGGAaataagggggtgtttagatccaggggtgtaaagttttagcgtgtcacatcagatattatatagggtgtcacatgaagtgttcggacactaataaaaaaattaattacagaatccgtcactaaaccgtgagacgattttatgaagcctaattaatcaatcattagcaaatgtttattgtagcaccacattgtcaaatcatggagcaattaggcttaaaagattcatctcgcaaattagtcgcaatctgtgcagcTAGTTATtcttttagcctatatttaataattcatataggtgtttaaacgttcggTGTGACATGATGTAAACTTTtgaggtgggatctaaacatggcctaaggctctttttctttcagcttgggattattataatctagattattgggagtaagctgaaagaaacaaacaacttattgaagtagtttattataatctggagcccagcttattataatctgataagcttatttaagtgagttttttttcagattattgggtgaaaaattacccaccatgccaccccactccctctttagacttgcaaacccaacaATCTAGGCtttaataatctaggaaagaaacaactaaccgcttattctactatacttcctccgtttcacaatgtaagtcattctactaaatctagacatatatagctagatttattaacatcaatataaatgtgggaaatgctagaatgacttacattgtaaaacagagagagaatagattataacaatctagtttatagtaatctgatttaataatctagattataataatcttaaactGAAAAAAACAGACCCTAACTCTGCTCAATTTTTCTTTCCCTTAATAGTACCCCTATAGTTAACTCCGGTGGGTTTAGATTTAGACTTTTCCAGATAATGAGCGAGCAAATTCTCAATCGTGCCGACTGCCGACCGCTGACACGCAAGGCCAGGAAAAGAAAAGCTAGCAACCGTTCTAGCCTGCTATctagttactccctccagttcTATAATAATTAACGTTtaagatcaaacttttataattttgactattaataactTCAAAAGTaaagtatttagtttaaaaaaactagaacaagatatataaatttgtctttcaaaacactataataaaagtaaatatgtatttatttattgtgtatattacaatagaaaaataaggtcaaaggtatATTTCGTAGACCGtgttattatccaaaatatcaattaaaataaaactggagggagggagtagtacattgCCATCTGCCAATGCCCAATGGGCTAGCAACAAAAGACCACATAGTCTTGGTTGAAGGGATGCTGCGGTGCagattagagcaggtacaatagcaggctataagccggctataaccatatattgaggagaaaagagaagagagagaagaaagcgggctacagatttatagccggctgcaacacggactccaagatattatgtgtgtatgagaggtaaGATCAGatattaatgatgtagtatatttttatagttaactattatatgaatagactattagattggctataaatattTTGGAGCCAGTAGCTGGCTATACTATTGGCCTTGCTCTTATAGCGGACGGCCGCCCGTCCCGACGGCGCACGGGGAATTCTTCCTTCCAACACCCCAGACGCCGACGCAAGAATCGCCaacctctctctcgcgcgcacCGCGCACACGGCACACGCGAGATTTCCTCCCCTCACCGACACAAACGCAACCGCGCGCCGAGGAAAAACCCCCGGAAAAGCCGCACGTACTCATCCACCACCCGTCCACCCGCCGTCTACGCCTACGGCCTACTacgggccaccaccaccacccaaccGCGCGCCGCGCCTGTCTCCGCGGTTTCCGCTTCGCCGGCACGCCGCAAcgccccccaccaccaccacaatcTCGCACACACACCGCCGAGCCGAGAGGCAGAGACCGTCACCACCGCGCCCACCAAAACTCACCAACCACGAACACGCGTACTAGTACTGCACGCGCCCACTaccaccaacaccaccacctGAAAAAGCGACACGACGAGTCCGTCCAGCCGACGCGCACGGCGCTAGCCAgcggaccccacctgtcagccacaTCCCCCCGGTGActgcgccgtcgcccgccgtcAGATCCTTCCGCACGTACGGCCGCGCCCGCGCAACGagggcgctgctgctgctgggcccCACTGCAGGTGGGCCCGCCCGTCTCGGAAGTTGGGGGGGGAACGCGAGAGGTGGGGCCAGCAATGAATCCTGGCTCTtcccggtggggcccaccacgcCCGCGCGCCGATGGCCCCGAGGCGAGACGAGAGTGAGTTTGGCGCCAAAACCCCGCGAAAAATTTTCGGTTTCCCTcctctttccccctctctctcatccCAGTACAAAACCATCTCCTcgatactctctctctcttcccccactACCTCCTCAACCAGCCCACTCTGCTATTCCATctgcgtgagagagagaaagaggggaggggagagagatttGTGGCGTCGTGGGTGCTCGGTTGCGGCGGTtaccgcggggaggaggagggagttggGCTGTTGGGGGTTTGGATCTAGAGCGAGCATAGGATGGGAGCTGCTGGCTCCTGAGCTGCGCCGCGCGTTGCCCCCCGGTAAATCCCGCCTCACCTTCAAAGAGATGCTGTTCTTTCCTCGGTTGATTTCTCCTTCTCGCGCTATCGGTTGTTCGTTGGGTTGCTCTCCGCGGCTGGGAGAAGATTCTTGTTGGTGAGCTTGTTTTGTGTGGGATGGATAGATGGATAGGCCGGTGGCGTGCGATTTAGGAGTGGACGTCTTGGGTTCTTGGTACAGGCGATTTTCCTGATGCGTGGATGCATATGCGTGTTCTTCCTGAATCTGTGGCATTTACTGTAGAATGGGGATAAATTTGCACAGTAGAAAGCAAATATTGTTAGACCCTATTTTGCTGTAGTACATTTCGGCAGATTGGGAGGATTGGTGTTCGTTGCATGCAATTCCTCCCCTGGAATCAATCCGTTTGGTTGCTTTATGCTGTTAATTACTTGATCTGTTATACTTCATGTAATTGGGTGGTCTATTATTGTTCAACAATAAATTGGAGCCTTTTCCAGGATTACTTAGGGAGCCATGCATTTAATCGATGATAATGATTATTGTGATCTTGAGGATTCGCTTCAACTGTTATCTGATGCTGTTCATTAAGCAAAGCGTTTTATTGCTACATCCCTAGTAATACTGAATGATTTGCTCCTTAAACTCTTGGCATAAATATGACTGCCTTCAATGTTCACGCGCTAAATAAAATGTTCAGTTTTTTTGTCAAGATGTCCCGATAAGCTTCAAGTGTGAATGATCTGTACTGTTCAGATTCGAATTTTTGGCACTGATGTTCTGCTCTGGTTCATTCAGGTACCATGCATTTAATTTATCCCCTAATCTGGTACCGTGGTACATTAAACTACACAAATGTCCAGATGTCTTTGAATGGATCTGATGAATCATCAGTATGAACTTGATTGATACCATGCTTTGTATAACTATGTTATTTAATCCTGCCAATTTCTTCAAGAATGTGAGATGTGCCACCAGCCACTACTTAAGGAAAACAGTCGAAGTGCTTGTAATATGAAAAAGGACTGCTTTCTTTGTTAAATATAGTGTATATACACAGAGCATTTGTCCTCTTTTTCAGTGTTTTCCAGTTTAGTAAATTCTCAGATGGAATTTTACCCAAACTCTCTGATTTTGTAAAGAGCAAAGCTCCCCCCTTACCTTTCTTCCACCTCTATTTAGCTAAGAGAACTGTCCTGATTCCTGACCCAATCTTGCTAGTTTGGCTACAATAGgccattttttttgctttatatTTTGTTCCTCTTACATAGAATGAATCTTGCTATAGAGAAGGCTCTGCCtgaatttatattatttccttAAGACAAGTTATCCGTGTtaagtgttctttttttctacTGATTGATTCAGGGAGATGAAATTTGATAAGAATCAAAGCTTCACAACATCTACTGCGAAATTGGATAGGAATCAAAGCTTCACAACATCTACTGTGAAATTGGATAAGAACCAAAGCTTGTTATTTTCTCGTGGATAGCAGACATCATGGGTACTGGATCAGTTACCGTGAAACAAAAGAAGCGAGTAAAGCACACCAAGAACAAGTACTTGAAACCTGGCGCTCTCGCCCAGATTCGTTATAGCAGGAGCACAAGCAGGGATATAGGAAAGAAAAGGATTCTGTTGAATGTGGATAAGGATGAGTTACCGCAGGAGGAGGCTGCATTCGAAAACACTGAACCTATGATGTCGCCTAAAAGGCTCAACTTTGAGCCATTTAGTGGAACTAAGGGGCAGGTAATGCCAATAACTCCAAAGACTCCTCAGTCAGATGAATTATCTGATGGTCATTCAAGACTTGAATCACTTCCACTTGAATTGCTGGTATGGAAATGAAACTGCCTTTTTAAATCTTTATTGTGCATTATCTGTACTGTATCTGATcgccattttttattatatagatCAAGATCATTTGTTGCTTGCACCATGATCAGCTGAATATTGTTTTCCATGTTTCAAAAAGGATCCGGAAGGCAGTAAGTATTTTCTCTTGAACTTTTGACCATCCCTTTTTGTCTAGTCAACATGTTCTCACTTACTTAGGCACCTGTAGATGATGCTTTACTAGATATTAGTGACATTGGCTCTTACTTTTCTATATATTGCTGAAGAATGCTCATCACCCATTTCACCTGTTTAACTGAGATCGGCTCTTGGCTAAAGTTGCTTGTCCATTCATTGTTAAATTGTGTAAACCTAAGTGAACTAATTTCAATTCATATTAATACTTCAAAATGTCTGTATAGAGCACTTCTGAATCATCTACACTGGCCCattgcttcattttttttgcattcTCAACATTCTATTTGTTGAGTTATTTTGCATTTATTTGCTCAAACATCTTTTACCGAATTAGCTTGCATTCTCCATGTTTCATATACCGTTTCCCCCTATCCCAAACTCATGTTTTCTGGGATTTGTCAACTAGGTTGAATTGGCGAGGCAGTACCATTTTAACTACACTACCCCAGATCGAAGCAGACAGGAACTACTCCAGCACACCACTCCTCTTCCAACAGAACATTGGCCTTTCATGAGGTTACTTTTAGTCACATCACATTTGCTCTCCTAGTAACACCGAGTTGCACTAATTCTAATATGTTGTAACAACCACTTTCTTTTCAGCAGGATTGATGGCAAGGATGTGCGGATTTCTACCCCAAGAACCCCAAAGGCTCCAAAACATGCTCCTCGGCTTGCGCGCCTTGAGCTGCTTGATTTCAAGCCAATCACTGCTGTTCTTTTCCCAGACACATTTCCTTCAAAACGTCTGCGCCGTTCAATGCCACCAGGATTGCCAAGGCCTGTGTCCAAAGCTGCATCCTCGACTAGAGTTTTACTGTATGAGGAGGAGCTTTGCGAAGCGGTGGCACAGAATAAGCTTCTTTGAAGCTGCAATGACCTTTAGGCGCAACCAGCAATATGTTATTGCTTCCATCTCATAATGTACATGATTATCTATGTCAATTCCCTAGCATGAGTTTTGTTTGGTTAGGCAGTTTTAGACTAGTATTTTTTTGAAGAACGTTTTAGACTAGTCATTAGCATGTTATATAGTAAGAAGAATCTAGTTTGGTTTATTCCCTGGTCTGTATATAGTAAATGTACTGGTAAACTATTTATAGCTAATAATTTGCTTGCAGAAATGATGTTTATTTTTTGCCTATGTTCTACCAATCAGCACTTCAGGTGGCCAAAGTTTGTTCTGTGATATAGTGAACCTGAGGAGCTTCATATTGTTTTGCCGAACAGATTACGAGGTTCTGTGATGCCCACTCTCGATGCTGCTTGTTAGGCTGAATGTTTGTCCTTTACATGAAAGATGAAACTGTATTTTCCACATATTTTTGACATGAAAATTCTGGTCACCATTTCTCAGTGTAGGGTTCAGCATCACAGCAAGATACTTAACTGGCAAACTGAAACCTAAGCTGCCACACTGCAGCTTATGGAATGAACCTTTCCAGGATCATGCCCATCAGATCTTCAGTATTAGTACCACATATTTCAGCACTGAAGTTTGGAATGCTGTAGCTGCTGCTGAAGCACTGATGAAAGATGATACTACGAAATCAAAGTTTCCTCGTTTTCTTCTCTGAAGATTCTGCTATATCAGAATTAAGAAGTTCAGAAGCCGTATTTGGTTATTATCTGGGAGAGCAGGATGTTGTAGCCTCTCTCCGTGAGATGGTAGGTGTCCCAGAAGAGGAATTTGTCGACGTCTCTGCACACATCCGCCGTGAACCTGTTGCACGTCAGCGTCACCTCGAACACCCCCGTCCCGCAGCAACCTCGGTTCGTCACCTCGAATCCTATCACAAGAACAGAGTTTGATCATCCGATTCGCAAAaatttagggcccctttaaatcacAGAATTgaaaaaaacgtaggaatagaaaaaacttAGGAATAGCATAGGAAATCATaggtaaaacagagaattgaaaaatataaaaaaattatcggaatgatcgtttgattgatACAAAGGAAAAATTGAGTACTAAGCTAATAGcaatcaaaatttgaatggtTTTACTGGGGTAAACCTTATCTTCCAATAGTGTTTTGCCTTGATCCTACacataggaaaagaaaaatgagcTCAATGTAGATGtaattttcctatagaattcCTTTGAAATCGTGgtcataggaaatttttccaTGCTTTTCCTATATTTAATTCCTACAAATCAAAAGGATGAATAGTACCAAATCCCATAGGATTAttgttcctatgtttttcctcaaTTTTTT
The sequence above is drawn from the Oryza glaberrima chromosome 10, OglaRS2, whole genome shotgun sequence genome and encodes:
- the LOC127785628 gene encoding F-box protein At4g35930 isoform X1, with translation MGTGSVTVKQKKRVKHTKNKYLKPGALAQIRYSRSTSRDIGKKRILLNVDKDELPQEEAAFENTEPMMSPKRLNFEPFSGTKGQVMPITPKTPQSDELSDGHSRLESLPLELLIKIICCLHHDQLNIVFHVSKRIRKAVELARQYHFNYTTPDRSRQELLQHTTPLPTEHWPFMSRIDGKDVRISTPRTPKAPKHAPRLARLELLDFKPITAVLFPDTFPSKRLRRSMPPGLPRPVSKAASSTRVLLYEEELCEAVAQNKLL
- the LOC127785628 gene encoding F-box protein At4g35930 isoform X2 is translated as MGTGSVTVKQKKRVKHTKNKYLKPGALAQIRYSRSTSRDIGKKRILLNVDKDELPQEEAAFENTEPMMSPKRLNFEPFSGTKGQVMPITPKTPQSDELSDGHSRLESLPLELLIKIICCLHHDQLNIVFHVSKRIRKAVELARQYHFNYTTPDRSRQELLQHTTPLPTEHWPFMRIDGKDVRISTPRTPKAPKHAPRLARLELLDFKPITAVLFPDTFPSKRLRRSMPPGLPRPVSKAASSTRVLLYEEELCEAVAQNKLL